Part of the Bacteroides acidifaciens genome, GTTATTATCCGCAAGCCTGCGGTTCCGGGTATGGAAAACCGGAAGGGCGTTATTCTTCAGGCGCATATGGATATGGTTCCTCAAAAGAACAACGATACAGTGCACGATTTTGAAAAAGACCCGATTGAAACATATATAGACGGTGACTGGGTAAAAGCGAAAGGTACTACCTTGGGGGCTGACAACGGTCTTGGTGTAGCTGCCATCATGGCTGTGCTCGAAGCCAAAGACTTGAAACACGGTCCTTTGGAAGCCCTTATTACTAAAGACGAGGAAACCGGAATGTACGGTGCATTCGGTTTGAAACCGGGTACGTTGAATGGGGAGATTCTTTTGAATCTTGATTCTGAGGATGAAGGCGAATTGTATATCGGTTGTGCCGGTGGTATGGATGTTACTGCTACTTTGGAATATAAGGAAGTGGCTCCGGAAGAAGGAGATATCGCAGTTAAAGTTACGCTGAAAGGTTTGCGTGGCGGACACTCCGGTTTGGAAATCAACGAAGGACGTGCCAATGCCAATAAATTGCTGGTTCGCTTTATCCGTGAAGCTGTTGCAAGTTACGAAGCTCGTTTGGCTGGTTGGGAAGGTGGCAATATGCGGAATGCCATTCCGCGTGAAGCGCATGCAGTCGTAACCATCCCTGCCGAGAATGAAGAAGAACTGCTGGGTTTGGTGAAATATTGCGAAGACTTGTTCAATGAAGAGTATTCGGCTATCGAAACTCCGATTAGTTTCACGGCAGAACGTGTGGAACTTCCGGCAGGTCAAGTGCCCGAAGAGATTCAGGATAACTTGATTGATGCGATTTTTGCTTGTCAGAATGGTGTGACACGTATGATTCCGACTGTACCTGATACGGTGGAAACCTCTTCCAATCTTGCCATTATTACGATTGGCGAAGGTAAGGCGGCTATTAAGATTTTAGCTCGTAGCTCCAGTGATAGCATGAAGGAATATCTCACTACCAGTCTTGAGTCTTGTTTCTCTATGGCAGGAATGAAGGTAGAGATGACAGGTGGCTATTCCGGTTGGCAGCCCGATGTGAATTCACCGATTCTGCATGCGATGAAAACATCTTATAAACAGCAGTTTGGCGTAGAACCTGCAGTGAAAGTTATTCATGCAGGTCTGGAATGTGGTATCATCGGTGCTATTATTCCGGGATTGGATATGATTTCCTTCGGTCCTACATTGCGTTCACCGCACTCACCGGACGAAAGAGCGCTGATTCCTACCGTACAGAAGTTTTATGACTTCCTTGTGGCTACTTTGGAACAAACCCCAATAAAATAATTCTTTCCTATTATATAATAGGTATCCTATGGAAAAGGCACGGATGACATTTCTTCCGTGCCTTTTTGTCTTATTTGTTGCCGGGATTGTTGTAAATTTCTTCTTTAATAATTAAATTAATTGATGCAAATCAATTAATATGCTATAAAACATAAAATATCTCGTTTTTATGTGCGATGTATAAACAAAGGCTGTATTTTTGTGTTGTATAACATGTAAATAGGAGGATAACAAAATGAAAAGTTTAAAAAGATTGTTTAGAAAGTTCGGTGAAGCCGATGTACATGTTTGGGGATATTCAACGATTAATATAAGCCCCAAAGAAAAGTTTTAGTTTTCAGGAATTAGTAATTTAAAGATTTAAAGATTATGGCAAAGAAAATGAGTTCTTTAGTAAGAAAAATCCTCAGTGAAGTAGGTCGTAACGAAATGCTTGCATGGGGGTACAGAATTGAAAAATGAGAAAAAGTACATTAACTAAGTTTATAGTGGGGATACGTTATTGAAAACGCTATCCCCACTTTTTTTATGTCTAGGCGTAATACATTATATGTTAAGTCTTAATTTCCCGTTCCCAGGTTCGTAATTCCCGTTCCCAGACAGGTCATTGTCGTTTCCCTATATGGAAATTCGAGTTTCTCTACGTGGACACTGTCGTTTCCATAGCTGGAGACCGGAGTTTCTATATATGGAAACGGAACCGGATATGCAGAGAACTGTTGATAGCAGATGTGATATAAACGAAATGTTGCAGGTGGCAGATAAAAACGAAAAAATAAATTTGTGGAGAGGGGAATTATTGGGTAATTACTGTTGTCATAACAACCGTTATTATTGTACAAATCTATTATATTTATTCAAAAAAAGATGATTCTTTAAACTTTATTTCTTTACTTTGTTATTTATACTGTGATATTTATAGCGAACTTAAACTAAAAAGATTATGAAAATAAAGCAGATTTGCATGATGGTGCTGTTTGGGTTAGGAGTGATTCCGGCAGTACAGGCACAAACTTTCGACAAATTATGGAAAGAAGTAGAGCAGGCGCAAAAGAAGAGCTTGCCTAAAACGGTAATCAAATTGACTGACGAGATTTATCAGAAAGGAGAGAAAGAAAAGAACTCCGCCCAAATGCTGAAAGCCTATATGTGGCGGATGAAAACTCAGGAGACTTTGACTCCCGACAGTTTCTATGTCGGTCTGAAAGGTCTGGAACAATGGGCAAAGCAGACAGAACAGCCGATGGACCGTGCAATATTACACTCCTTGATAGCAGGCATCTATGCGAATTATGCTGCCAGCAACCAATGGCAACTCCGGCAAAGGACGGAAATTGTAGGGGAAACCCCTTCTGTCGATATGCGCGAATGGACGGCAAATATGTTCGTAGAGAAAGTACGGGCAAATATAAAGGAAGCGTTGGCTGACTCGGTATTGTTGCTTAAAACTTCCTCACGGAATTATATCCCTTTTATTGAATTGGGCGAGACTAGCGAATATTATCACCATGATATGTATCATCTGCTGGCTTCC contains:
- a CDS encoding aminoacyl-histidine dipeptidase; its protein translation is MSTILSLAPQNVWKHFYSLTQIPRPSGHMEKVTDFLINFGKGLGLESFVDEAGNVIIRKPAVPGMENRKGVILQAHMDMVPQKNNDTVHDFEKDPIETYIDGDWVKAKGTTLGADNGLGVAAIMAVLEAKDLKHGPLEALITKDEETGMYGAFGLKPGTLNGEILLNLDSEDEGELYIGCAGGMDVTATLEYKEVAPEEGDIAVKVTLKGLRGGHSGLEINEGRANANKLLVRFIREAVASYEARLAGWEGGNMRNAIPREAHAVVTIPAENEEELLGLVKYCEDLFNEEYSAIETPISFTAERVELPAGQVPEEIQDNLIDAIFACQNGVTRMIPTVPDTVETSSNLAIITIGEGKAAIKILARSSSDSMKEYLTTSLESCFSMAGMKVEMTGGYSGWQPDVNSPILHAMKTSYKQQFGVEPAVKVIHAGLECGIIGAIIPGLDMISFGPTLRSPHSPDERALIPTVQKFYDFLVATLEQTPIK